The DNA window TCCTTACCATAAAACATCATAATCAGAGTTGTCTCCTTGCCAAACCCTCGGCCACGGCAGCTGGGCTCTAAAAGAGACAAGAACAGACGTTGGTGTCCATCTATATAACACAAACCCTGTAACTCAGTCATGTGCTGGACTAGCAGAAAGCGGATTGCAGATAAGGACTGAATTGCACTGGTAGAGCTCCGAGCACAGGAAGCTTGTATGTTATCTGCCTACTTTCCATCTAGCTGTAGCCAATGCTACCACTATCTGATGAGGAGAGTTGTCAGAATCCCCCTGAAGCCAGTTGCATGCTTTCGTACCTAACAGCTATTGCAGGGCAGAGGGTAGCATTAGGGTGATAGTGGCATTAGCAGCCTGGGGCTGTGCTTAATTATACCTGCAATCATGACTTCTATCTCTCCCACTGTTGGATCTTCCATATCTGTGAGGAACAGGTTCACATCCCCCACCATGCAGTCCTCCTCGGTACCTGCTTGCCCAGACCACCTCTCAGTCTCCAGTACAATAAACGTGCATTCTGGGGAAAATGAGACAGCAGCAGAACTCACAGGGCATGTTTAAGAATCATTCACAAATTACTGAAGTATGACAATAAAGATGGACAATGGGCAGAGAAGCAACATCCTGCATGTATTAATAGCCTGTATGAACCAGTAATCAGGGCTCTGGGCCAGACAGGCATGCTTATCACAACTGCCACTACCAGCAGCACCCTAGAAAATCTATGCTGGTTTCAGTTTGCATGGACCCAGGGCTCACACAAATACTTTAACTTGATGcaatatataaaattaatgtgGATTAGGTTTCCCCACTTCATCGCCTTTTACAGTAAATTCAGGCAAAGAACCTTGAATGTGAACATAAGAGACTGAAGCAACCTGTTGAGTCACCTAGTCTATCCCTTGGCTCCTTTCAGTATGTCTTCTCGTGCTGTCACTACTGACCAAGACAAGGGTTAAcctctggttttcagaggttccAGTGATGACAGTGAGACCCAGAAATGCTGGTTACGTAATTTTTAAGGGAGGGAGGGTTATATCCTGAGAACCTACTCCttaaatgaccccaaatttgaaCCACTAACActactccccacccccctgagacACAGCAATTTTCAAGACAAGCGGATTAAGCACgtggattttagagcatttaGAACAAAACTGGAAGTTAAATAGTAAGCTAGTCTCACCCTTAACTCTAGGGGGGCTACTGCCCTGCTATAATGGCTCACACCCCTTACAGTATAGCCTTGTAGAATCACACCTGCCAGAAACTCAGAGCTAGCTGTGATTCCGAACAACAGTGAGGCGGAAGCGTTCACTACACCTTTCCACTCTTGCAAAACATTCAAACACCTCACTATCTGCATCCTCCTGCCAGCTGCGCTGCATCTCATACTCCTGCTCCAGGCTCAGTGGCTCAGATGCGGTCAGTCGCTGTAGCTCCTCCGATTTCATCCACTCGTGGTACCTGATGGAGAGTGCCACAAACTGAATGCAGACCTATTTAGAAGATCACCTGTTGTGTTCCACTGAAATCTTTAAGGGTCAGACTGTCCCCCTACCATGAACCTATTCAGAAAACTACAAGTTGCTATAGATGCCCTATTGGCCAGGGCTGCAAGACTCACGTAACTTCTGAAATAACATAGGCATCAGTACACACACTCCTTCACCCAGGCGCACAAATGAAGTATAGTATAGGGGTGTGTGACACCTCACTTGAGTCTGTTTTGCACTGAGACTGCAATCATCCAAGTCTGCAGTTTACAAACTCATGGCTTAACATTTAAATTTTTCAGAGACCAGTTCAGCTTTTATGAGTTGAAGTTTCACTGTTCACAAGCAATTTGGAAAAAGTTATAGCGAGCACTGAAACAGCAGCAGTTCTGATGACTGTTTGGTGGCCAACGTGAAATGAGCTAGTGGGCTCAGCCCACTTCTAACTGGACAAGTGTCCACATGGATAAACAAATATCACCACTGACATTTGCTGTCCACCTTTGATGACAGTCTCAGGGGAAGGATCAAAGGACCTTGAGCTGCCATCTCACACCTAGAGGTGGCTGCTCCGGAGCAGAAGCAAGGAATAGGGGCAAGCCAACATAGGCATGGCTGCTCCGGAGCAGAAGCAAGGAATAGGGGCAAGCCAACATAGGCATTGCTGCTGCTTGTGCTGTGCCACTTACACAGACAAAGAGATCATTTCAGGCCCCAGGGCTGGTAACCCAGAGCCTTCCATGAGCGCTAAATTCCcttaaaaaataaagttgaactttaaaaatagaaacagatGTCAGGCTACATACCGGCATACATGAGCAGAGGTGTATGGTACCAGGGTCACCTTTTTCCCCTGTAAGACTGTGTTCTGGTTAATCTTCATAGTCTCCAACctgaaagagagacagaaagtAACTTACTGAAGTCTTTAAAGATGCCAAGGGAAAAGTACATCATCAACATCTGTTCTTTGAAACTGAGTAACTATAATGAATTTCACTTTCTCATTGAGACCCCTTTAAATAATGggccccaacttttttttttttttttacttccttacaaactccccccccccctccgcccccaacaTACATTTTTCTGCTCCCCTAATGGGTTATCCTGGTCTTTTCAGCAAAGGAGACACTGGCTAAGTGACACCTGTAAGAGGTGATGAGAAAATGCAAGAGACGAGCCCCACACCAAAACTGGCCCTAGTCTGACAGGTCAGCACTGAGCAGCCATTTGCCCCCACACCACTGCGTCACATCCAAGCAGTGAGGGACACAGATCCATCACTCTCCAGCCCCagaaaggaggggggaggaaatgggcagcatccagcccctccccaaggGGGGTAGGGAGGTCGGTGGGAAGGAGTCCGGGGTGACATCCAgctccaggtggggggggggggagaggtgggtgGGAAGGAGTCGGGGGTGACATCCAgcccttctcaggctcaggcccgggtgtgtggggggggcaggtgggtgggAAGGAGTCGTGGTGGCATCCAGCCCCTCTCTCGGCCAGCCCcaggtgagggggagggaaggagttgGGGTAGTATCCAGCCCCTCTCTTGCCCAGCTCcaggtgagggaggaggggaggtgggggggaaggagccgGGGTGGCATCCAGCTCCTCTCTCGCCCAGCaccggtggggggaggggaagggaggggaggtggggggggaaggagtcgGGTGGCATCCAGCCCCTCTCTCGCCCAGCcccacgtggggggggggggaaggagccgGGGTGGCATCCAGCCCCTCTCTCgcccagccccaggtgggggggaaggagccgGGTGGCATCCAGCCCCTCTCTCgcccagccccaggtgggggggaaggagccgGGGTGGCATCCAGCCCCTCTCTCgcccagccccaggtgggggggaaggagccgGGGTGGCATCCAGCCCCTCTCTCgctcagccccaggtgggggggaaggagccgGGGTGGCATCCAGCCCCTCTCTCgcccagccccaggtgggggggaaggagccgGGGTGGCATCCAGCCCCTCTCTCgcccagccccaggtgggggggaaggagccgGGGTGGCATCCAGCCCCTCTCTCgcccagccccaggtgggggggaaggagccgGGGTGGCATCCAGCCCCTCTCTCgcccagccccaggtgggggggaaggagccgGGGTGGCATCCAGCCCCTCTCTCgcccagccccaggtgggggggaaggagccgGGTGGCATCCAGCCCCTCTCTCgcccagccccaggtgggggggaaggagccgGGGTGGCATCCAGCCCCTCTCTCgcccagccccaggtgggggggaaggagccgGGGTGGCATCCAGCCCCTCTCTCgcccagccccaggtgggggggggaaggagccgGGGTGGCATCCAGCCCCTCTCTCgcccagccccaggtgggggggaaggagccgGGGTGGCATCCAGCCCCTCTCTCGCCCAGCCCCAGGTGGGATAGCTGGCCCCCCGTGGGCTGCGGATGGGAGGCAATGGAGGGGGACACCCAGCCCGGGTGGGGGGACCATGGGGGGACGcccagcccggggggggggataTCTAGCCCATGCGGTCCTGGGGCTCCAAGGCACCTCTTGTCTTGGTCCGACCCGCTGGGGCCGCCGTACTGCCTCACCCAGGGCGCATGCCACCGAGTCGAGTGCGGCCGGACGGCTCCGCGCTGCCGCACGTGATCCAGCGCATCCAATCGGCGGAGCAGGGGCTAGGGTTGGCCTCGTTACGCGTGCGGAAGGTCTTACCGTTACGCGTGCGGAAGGTCTTGCCGCTGCGCGGTGAGTCCGCGCATGCTCTGTACGTTCCGCGGGATGAGGGTGGCGTCTCGGGTGTGCTGGCCGGGTCCTTGGGAGCGCAGGTACGGGAGGAGCTAGCTGCCTGTGGGGCGGGGACGGGGTTTGGAGTCGGTCTGAGAGATGGGGCTCTGGGGTGACATGTGGGGGGTTGGGCAGTGcgggggccctggggtggggtggaagctgggggctttggggtgggagctgggggggctctgAGATGGGCGCTGGGGGAGttggagtgggaggtggggggctccCAAGGGAGGTGGGAGTTGGGTATTGTGGGGGCTCTGGAGTGAGAGGTGGGgggactctggggtgggagctggggggttgggaagtgggtgggatgtgggggggccctggggtgggagctggggggttgggaagtgggtgggatgtgggggggccctggggtgggagctggggggttgggaagtgggtgggatgtgggggggccctggggtgggagctggggggttgggaggtggggtgggatgtggggggtggctctggggtgggagctggggggttgggaggtggggtgggatgtggggggggctctggggtgggagctggggggttgggaggtggggtgggatgtgggggggggctctggggtgggagctggggggttgggaagtggggtgggatgtggggggggctctggggtgggagctggggggttgggaagtggggtgggatgtgggggggggctctggggtgggagctggggggttgggaagtggggtgggatgtggggggggctctggggtgggagctggggggttgggaagtggggtgggatgtggggggggctctggggtgggagctggggggttgggaagtggggtgggatgtggggggggctctggggtgggagctggggggttgggaagtggggtgggatgtgggggggggctctggggtgggagctggggggttgggaagtggggtgggatgtggggggggctctggggtgggagctggggggttgggaggtggggtgggatgtgggggggggctctggggtgggagctggggggttgggaagtggggtgggatgtggggggggctctggggtgggagctggggggttgggaagtggggtgggatgtgggggggggctctggggtgggagctggggggttgggatgtggggtgtGATGTTTCtcttcatgcccccccccccccccccccgggttgtaTTTTGGACAAGGGAGTAGACTGTGTCTCCAAATCAGTCTGTGTCACGTGGGTTTCCTCTTTGCTTTGTCTCTCCTTGTTCCCACCTCTAATTTATTGTCACTGGGCATTTGGGGAGAGTCTACCTTAGATTTGCACATTTTTCTGTGATGAGATGTCTGCTAGCATGATAATTCTGGGCATGCTTCGGTAGCAGTCTCTCTTGGTTTTGATCTGTTTTAGGCTTTGCTTTAGTGTTTTTAGCATCACTATCTTGTGTGGGGTTGTTTGCTCCATTGAACTGGAGATGAATATTGTCTTGTCCAGAACAAGATCGTGATCTAGTAGTGGGTTCTATTTCTTAGCTGATTTTAGCTTTTCCTCCTCTACTACTCTGCTGTGGAGATGTTTATTGTTGTGATTGAGGTGGTGCCAGAAGTTAGTTGAATGTTCTTCTGTGTGTGGACTAGGAGGGAGTTTGTACTGATAATTTGTGCCAGCTGGTGTAGTTACTTGATAAGACAGGGCCCAAATCGTTTCTCCTATATAGCAGGATGAGTTAGATTAAGTTCTCAAGTAACTGGAGTTGTGATTTTATTGGCAAATTGTAATTCTTTAACGGCTTATAAATTCTTCAGAGGGCTTTTTTTCAGACGCTTTTATTGCTGTTGTGAAGTTCCCCAAATGCTTTTATTTTGGAGGCCTAGGTAAGTATAATTTCAATGTATTCTGTTTCTACATTCAGAGTGTTAGCTGGCTGTTTTTTGGAAAGTATATGGGGAGAGATTGGGGTTGTTGGGTGTTTTTTATTGTAGCAATCTGCAGAATAACTCGTGATGGCAGTATATTTCTAAAGCATATCGATTATTATTTGGGTGATAGTATGATTAGATCATCCTTTTATAGAATCATGGTTTTCCTACTGAGTGGGTTAGTGGAAATCCCTGGTTTGATGGCCATTTCAGGAAGGTTGGTACATTCCATAAGAGCTGTCATAATAGGTCAGACAGatagtccatctagcctagtatcctgtctccaacggTTACCCATACTAGAGCTTctgggggagtgtacagaacagggcaattatggaatGATCTGCTCCTCTCTTGTACTGCCGGCTTCTTGCAGTTCGTAACTGGTAAGTATCTGATGTGCAGGGAAAAAGAGTAGGGCTATCTGATTACTGTCTTGACATAGGGCACAAACGTTAAGGATTTTGAACGGAGGTGTCAGGACAGTGTGTTGGAGGATGGGACATCTGGAGGTGTGCTCATATCCCAGGGCAGGACAGAGTCCCAATTGCAATTCTGCTCAAATCTTTCTCTGTTTGCCCATTGTTGTCCATCGGTCTTTCAGTGGCATCGTGAGCAGCTGCTGATAATGATAACCAGGCTTGGACATGTTGTCTCTTTAGGCCAGACATAGCAAAGACAGAAGATACCTGCTTCTCCGTTCCAGGCCCCTCTATCCTCAAACATGGCGGGTGGCATTACCGACACAGGGGAGCTGTACTCTCCTTACGTGAGTATTACCATTGGGATGTACCACTGCTGTTAGTTCAGTGTCTTCTCTTCACAACCCTGCTTATTCTCAGGGTATGTTGTTACTTATCTTCCTGGTTCCCGATGAACACAGTAATCAATGTCAAAGTTGCAAGGAATGCTAGAAGATATTAGGGTAAGGGCAGTAGAACATGTTTAGCTTGTTGCCCAAGAGATCTTGGTTTGAATTACACCACAACAAGGGCCACTTCAGAGTTTGAAAGGGACCCAAGTATCTAGAGTTTAGTGAGTTAGCTTAGAGAACTTTCATCCTATCTTTGAGACTTTATATGTTAAGTTTGGCTTGGTCCTTTTTTCATCTGTATTTATGGTCAGAAATGTGAATGTGAAAATGGCGTCACCTTACTGCCTGTCTCTGGTCCATGTGTCTTTTGAGATGCATCTGTTCACTGTTACAAACTAATTTTAAATAATCAGTTATAATGCATAGTATTTGCGTATTGTTTTACATCGCCAGTTACTCTACAAAccttaaagggacaccatcaaccTGATACTTAATCGATTTGAAAAAATAAGTTACAAGTAGTTTGATACTACACTTGCCCTTGAGCCCCCTTGCCCATTTTTATGGTTTTActtccacatttttaaaacaagcttttccttctctcccctgATCTCATGTGAAAGACTTGCACAAATAGGTGCAGCTGTGTGGGATGCTGAAATTCACTATCTACAAAGCATTgtcaaatataaaaagaaaacaaattgaaAGCTTAAGGGGGCAAACCTTTTTTCCTCTGATCTGTTTGTTAGTCATTTCACATATTAATTGTAACaatgataaataaaaaaattcagacagaagtgatttttttcaatggGATGTCCCAAATGATCAGTCCTCACAGCATCCTTTATGAGGTAGGTAAGTAtaatatccattttacagatggggaaactgaggcattgaaGTAAAGTGACAGTCACTACTAGAGGGATTAGAACATCAGGTATTTCTGCCTCTCAGCCTTGTGCTCAGAACACTAGACTTGACTTCTCTTCAGCCTGGGCCCTGCAAAGACAATACAGCTCTGTGAGCATAAGCTAGAGTCTATTCTTTCTTATGCATAATCTCAAAATTAGTAGTTAAATTTGGATTTCTTGATTTATTATGGTGATGATATAAATGGCAGAGCATAGCTCAGGAATCTAAAATACGAGTCTGAAGTGTGGGATTTGCTGTATTAACTCCTGCATATTAAAAATGCCTGGCTAGCCTGGGGCACTAGTGACCATTTTAAGATCAGATATTTCATGAACCCACAATGCTAGCATTTAGTTCTGTACACCATTGGGaatgctgatttttttatatCTAATGGGGGTTCACAAAATATCAGATAATAAAATTGTCACATATTACTTCCCCATAGCTTCATTTCTGAAGCGATCTTAATGGTTATCTCAAGAACCATTAAAGATAGAACGAATGTTTTCCACCACCTGAGATccaggaatctcagctttcaaatGCTAAAAACATTCATCTCGAGTCTAGGAACCCTCAAAAGCTGAGGGTAGAACGGGGCATTATGCTCATAAGAGTATTGGCAGCTAAAAGCAGGCCAGAACTGAAAAGTGAAGGGGGCGGGGCAGCAACACAGTAATCAGAAAAACCTGATTTTAAGCATTTCCTGCCTGATTACAGTTTTTTGATAATTTTTATTGTCTTGTGCTTTTGCATAGTTTGTGGTCTTAAGCATTTTCATGTTCAAGAGATTCCAGTTGGCTCAGTTAGGTGGAGAAAATATTATGTGAGAGAATGTGAAGTAGtcacttttttttaacttcactAATAGCATGAACATCTCAGACATTGCTAGAATAGGGAATTGGTGCAGAAGtacctttttaaatgtttttcttgaaACTATTGACATTTTTTCAtagtcaacatttaaaaaaaaacaaactactaATAAAGTAGTTGTCACGCTCACTTTCAAGGTCCAGTATTTTGTGACTTGCCAAGAGCAGAAACACTTTGGTGAACCAGTACTAAAGCTTTCAAGACTTATGTTGAGAAGGAAATCTGCTCTCTTCTTAATGGGTtttgatttctttattttaagtGAATTTCCAGTACTGACATTGGCAAAATCATCTTTTGACTAGTAAGCCAACCCAATTTGATCTTCCCCATGGAGGGGGAATATGGAATCCTGAGATGTTTTTAGTTGCTTTTCTGACTGCATGCATAGTTCAAAATATTAGTGTTGCAGAAATTCCTGGAGTCTGAGTTCTAGGGAACTGTAGCTATCTCATTTCCTCTGAGGATGCTGGGCTATCTCTACCCCAGAGTCTGAGGACAGTAACATGATGCCAGTCTTGGCATCTGTTCAACCAAAGCCAAGAAAAATCATCTGGGTTTCTGTCCAAGTCCTTCATTGCAAAGTGAGTCAGGCCCCTGGGCACTCTGAACACAAGGGGAAGTAAGCGGGAAATGGGAGCCTGCCAACTGAGTGACATGAGCCTCTCTGCAAAGCGGAAGGCTGCATTTTAGTCCTTTGGGGGATCAGCTGATGTTCATGTTTGAACAGCGAAAAGGTATAGTGTCTCGTTGTGAGCTTAACAAAAAAGACTTTGCGTTGTGTTTTGTATGATGTCTCCAAGCTTGGCTCCTATGATCTCTGGCCATGCCAAGCACTACATGTGGGTTTCTCCCTCGTTTACACAAAAATTCTCATGGTTTATAAGGAAGTGGGGAGACTCTCAGGGTGTGTCCCATACCATGTTTGCATTAAGAATGGGAGGGCAAAGTCTCCTCCCTTTGCTCAGTCTTCACCTTCTTCCTTTAGCACAGCAGGTGGGGTCTGTTTCTTTTCCACCATTTGCATTGTGGTGACCCGAAGCACTACATGTGACTGAAGTGGGGACAATTTAGAACAGAAACAGTGAAACAGGAAATGGGATAGACCAGTCCTTGTACAGTGGAAGGAAGTAGGTTGTGGAGGAATTGCCCACCATTTCTACGATCCTTGCTCAGTGTCTCAGAGGAAAAAGGCAGAACTCCTCAGTCATGCAGCATGGAGGAAAATTATTTCCTTGCCTTCAATCTGGCAGTCACTTTGACCAGTTTACaactctcagggcttgtctacattaaaCCAATGCAAATCCCTGTGTGAACGCCCTTACATTGATTTAAGACAGGTTAAATCAATTGAAGGATATTCACACACAAAGTTTCACcattttaactaaatcagtttaaaattgcatctttagttaaaccagtgcaactttgtgtTTAGATTAGGCCTCAGCTGCACTTTAATTAAAACTGCTTGTGATAAAGGAATAGCTTGATTCTGAGGAAACATGAGTGGACCACATCATGACACAGTCCATTCTCTCTTGTTGCAAAGGGCCCCTCTGTCTCTGGGCTTCCAAGCACAAAGATGCTGAGTGAGAGAATTATGTGCACCAAGCTGAGGGCTTCCAACCACAAATATTGTTCAACAGTATAGGTCACAAGATGCTTGGAGGCCAGTCTCCTTTGGTCAGCAGATCTGGTTTTGCTGGCTCAGCCATACTTTACAAAGAATGGTGGTAGGACAATGGAAGTGGAAAGTGTCTAGTGCTCGAGGCTATTTCAGCTCCAGACCTTCAGTTTCAGGTTAAACACTGACTTCACTAGGGCAGCCTGTGTGTAGTGATGGTGCCTCTTGCATTTATGCTCGTCAGCAAAGATTTAATCCCTGGAGCCTGACTCTCTCTAGGGTGGCTGGAAGGTGCCTTCTCTCCCTAGCTGTTGATAGGAATTTACTGCCTGAATAACgaatttcctttaatttaaaaaataaaataatgaaatgaatTTCATGAAAATCAGGTAGGATCATTCTGGCCTCAACCAGGCATAGTGCAGGCAGGAGTGCAGGCAGGAGTGCAGACTTCTATTGTCTATTAAATAGACTTCAGATGTCTATTAAAGattccattaatttttcttttctttttttttttaacattccatAAATTGTAAATAGAACAAATCTGGCGGGGAACATCAATCCTGACCTGTGCTGTGCTAGTGCACTAATCCACTGCACAACCTTTCTGACTCTGAGTGTTCCCCTCCACTTGTATGTACTTTTATCTTGTGCTTATCCTTCCTAGACATGCATACAGATCACATTCCCCACACACAACCTGCCATGTCAGTGAGTTATCTTAGCTGATCCCCAGGGCTGCTGCATTATCTAATGCTGATTATCTGGATGATTGCAGGTTGGCCTGGTTTACATGTTCAACCTTATCGTTGGGACAGGAGCCCTAACCATGCCGAAGGCCTTTGCTACCGCTGGCTGGCTCGTCAGCCTCATTCTCATAATGTTCCTGGGCTTCATGAGGTAGGATTTTGGTGTCTCTCTTTGCCTGTCTTCAGCATGCTGGGAGTGTGGCTTGGTTTTATTCTAAGGGCTACATGTAAGAAATTGGGGGCAGCATGCTGGTGAGAAGCCCAGCCGCTCTGCCACCCAGCTGCTGGGATTTCACAATTGTGCTGCACCTGGATCCTGTTTAGAGGCTGTAGTTTTAATATCAACTTTCTGGCTAATGGATGTCTGCAATGTGGAGCTACATCTCCTCTAGCTGGTAGAAGGGAGTGTACTTTGTCTCCACTGCCCACTCTAGAGCCTTCTGGCTGCTGCATGGCAGAGGGTCTTCgtaaagtttaaggccagaagggaccaccagatcatctgttctgacctcctgtgtatcactgGCCACCAATGCCACCCAGCACTCGCATTCTAAACCCAGCCATTTAAATTAGATGGCAGCATTACAGCCCATGGGAGACTAGTCTGTTATGTGCTACAGGCAGAGACAAGGAAAGACTGAGGTGCAGTAGTGtccaacctcttccccccccacccggcAGGAAAATgatgatcctggcaagtgacACACACCCAcatactgcagaggaaagtggaaaaaccTCCAAGctcactgccaatctgactgggGGAAAAtacctccccagccccacatatggcaatcagttagacctgaGCATTTGAGCAGGAACCAGTCAGCCAAagtacctgagagagagaatgctccaTGTCACATCAGAGCTCTGGCCCGCTACACCCAatctcccatctccagccatggctaTCCCTGAGGCTTCCAGAATATGTTGGGCAGGGAAACCCCCTCCAGACCCCTgcaggtggccagctgaaaccTTGAAGCATGAGCTTCACTACTGTACCCTTCAACCAGCCTCTGTTTTTGGGGTCGTCCTCCTCCCCCAGAGATAACTCCAGTGCTTGTCTCTTTGCTAGTGATATCTTTCCCAGTCACCAGTAGCAACACAAAGTTGATGTGATTCCTGACAATTTCACTTCTGCTGACTGCATTTTGAATGGCGGCCGTGAAACTGACCTGTCATGTCAATTTCACTCTGGCTCCTAGCAGGGTTCTGAGCAAGGGGGCACTGGAGCTCTGTCTGCCTGCAGATTTGGGGAGGCAGCTCTGCACTGACTTACATTTGGAAGGTGAACTTCACAGCCTTTCTCACCCATGCTCAACAGGGAAGGCTACTTATTCACCACAGACGAACGGAATTTTCAAATGTTGCTCCTTCTGCAGAATCAGCATGTTCTGGCTCTAGAACTGAACTGAATCTGGACTGGATTGACTCGGATTATAAATTCCATATACGTCAATCCCTTCTGTGTAGGGACCATAACCTTTTAGGTATGTTGCAGTGAGAAGACATTAGAATAATTAAAAGATCACCTGGGTCCTTCAAACCCATCTGCCCCATGGCTGTTCTTGGACACGAGCAATTTAAGCTGATGCCTGAATAGAGCTGCAGAGGAGCGCAGTTTGGTAGTGATTCAGCAACTCACAGATGGTGTAATCTCCCATCTGCTACCAGGAGTACAGGAGGAAGCAACTT is part of the Eretmochelys imbricata isolate rEreImb1 chromosome 14, rEreImb1.hap1, whole genome shotgun sequence genome and encodes:
- the NAT9 gene encoding alpha/beta-tubulin-N-acetyltransferase 9 isoform X3, giving the protein MKINQNTVLQGKKVTLVPYTSAHVCRYHEWMKSEELQRLTASEPLSLEQEYEMQRSWQEDADKCTFIVLETERWSGQAGTEEDCMVGDVNLFLTDMEDPTVGEIEVMIAEPSCRGRGFGKETTLIMMFYGVTKLGITKFEAKVGQENEASICMFKKLNFKEVAVNRIFQEVTLRLDVNEQQKQWLLEQTNHVEEKNYSVLNLQTRASET
- the NAT9 gene encoding alpha/beta-tubulin-N-acetyltransferase 9 isoform X2, with the protein product MLETMKINQNTVLQGKKVTLVPYTSAHVCRYHEWMKSEELQRLTASEPLSLEQEYEMQRSWQEDADKCTFIVLETERWSGQAGTEEDCMVGDVNLFLTDMEDPTVGEIEVMIAEPSCRGRGFGKETTLIMMFYGVTKLGITKFEAKVGQENEASICMFKKLNFKEVAVNRIFQEVTLRLDVNEQQKQWLLEQTNHVEEKNYSVLNLQTRASET
- the NAT9 gene encoding alpha/beta-tubulin-N-acetyltransferase 9 isoform X4; the encoded protein is MPVCIQFVALSIRYHEWMKSEELQRLTASEPLSLEQEYEMQRSWQEDADKCTFIVLETERWSGQAGTEEDCMVGDVNLFLTDMEDPTVGEIEVMIAEPSCRGRGFGKETTLIMMFYGVTKLGITKFEAKVGQENEASICMFKKLNFKEVAVNRIFQEVTLRLDVNEQQKQWLLEQTNHVEEKNYSVLNLQTRASET
- the NAT9 gene encoding alpha/beta-tubulin-N-acetyltransferase 9 isoform X1 gives rise to the protein MRPGLETMKINQNTVLQGKKVTLVPYTSAHVCRYHEWMKSEELQRLTASEPLSLEQEYEMQRSWQEDADKCTFIVLETERWSGQAGTEEDCMVGDVNLFLTDMEDPTVGEIEVMIAEPSCRGRGFGKETTLIMMFYGVTKLGITKFEAKVGQENEASICMFKKLNFKEVAVNRIFQEVTLRLDVNEQQKQWLLEQTNHVEEKNYSVLNLQTRASET